The Verrucomicrobiota bacterium genomic sequence GACACGCACAACCACCTTGACGCCCGCTTGCCCCAATTGTTTCAAGGCGTCGATCATATCCTGCACGGCGGCGACGTCGGACTCCCTTGGTTGATCGCGGAGCTGGAGAGAATCGCGCCGGTGACGGCTGTGCTGGGCAACACAGATTCCGGAATCCGCCTCAAGGAAACTGAAGCCGTTCAACTCGCCGGGAAGAAGTTCCTCGTTCACCACATCGTAGAGGCTCGCAACCTGTCCGAAGCCCTCCAGCGCCGCATGGATGAAGAGCAACCGGATGTCGTCGTCTTCGGGCACACGCATCGGCCCTGCTGCGCAACGCAAGGTCAAACGCTCTATCTCAATCCGGGCTATGCCGGCAAACCGCGGTTCAATCTGCCCCGAAGCGTCGCCATCTTGAGCTGCGACGACGGCCACCTCGCCGCGAGATTCATCGAT encodes the following:
- a CDS encoding metallophosphoesterase family protein; the protein is MFRIGIISDTHNHLDARLPQLFQGVDHILHGGDVGLPWLIAELERIAPVTAVLGNTDSGIRLKETEAVQLAGKKFLVHHIVEARNLSEALQRRMDEEQPDVVVFGHTHRPCCATQGQTLYLNPGYAGKPRFNLPRSVAILSCDDGHLAARFIDL